The DNA segment ATTACTCGTAAACACTCTTTATGCCACGAGAACATTTTGGGCAAGTGTCCCTTGGTGGGTGTATCTTATGGCAGGGGGAGCCATTCTGATTGGATTTGCTACGTATCAGGAGCTTAAGAAACGAGAAGAAGATACCTCAATAAAAGATCAGTGGAATCAGTCAATGAGAAAGCTGAAGAACTATTTTACAAACTGGAAATAAGAAAAGGCAGAGACAAAACTAAAAATCAATTAAAAAACGGCGAATGATTCTACGATCGAATCATTCGCCATTCGTTTTTTGCCATCCGTATTAATGTTATGTCCCACCTTTTTTAAAGGAATCTTGCCGAGTCTATCGAATGCTTGTTAAAAGGAGTGATCAAATGAGTGTACCGAAACACATTGTCTCAGCTGCAGCCATTGTCTTAAATGATCAAAATGAGTTACTACTCGTTAAGAATCCACATAGGGGATGGGAGATGCCAGGTGGTCAAGTGGAGGAAGGCGAATCCATTGAATACGCAGCCATTCGAGAAACGGAAGAAGAGAGTGGAATTATCATTGAAATTACTGGATTCTGTGGCATTTATCAAAATGTTGAAGGGTGTATCTGTAATACACTATTTTTAGGAAAGCCTATAGGAGGAGAGTGCCGACCATCAAATGAAAGCGATGAAGTCGCATTTTTCCCTTTAGAGCAGGCACTAACGATGGTTAAGTGGAAAAACTTCAAAGAACGAATTGAAAAAAGTTTAAATCGAGCAGAGCACCCTTTCTTTGTTACATTTTGATACACTAAGGTAAGCAACTAAAGAAACAGGAAGTGAATGAAATGAAAAAACGAATTGCCATTGATATGGATGAAGTGATGGCTGACTTTATCCCGAAACATTTGTCTTTATACAACAAAGAGTATAATGACGAGATTAAGATTGAAGACTTACATGGATGCACGTTAGAGTCACTAAGACCAGAACTTGAAG comes from the Alkalihalobacillus sp. FSL W8-0930 genome and includes:
- a CDS encoding NUDIX hydrolase, which encodes MSVPKHIVSAAAIVLNDQNELLLVKNPHRGWEMPGGQVEEGESIEYAAIRETEEESGIIIEITGFCGIYQNVEGCICNTLFLGKPIGGECRPSNESDEVAFFPLEQALTMVKWKNFKERIEKSLNRAEHPFFVTF